A window of Costertonia aggregata contains these coding sequences:
- the alaS gene encoding alanine--tRNA ligase, translated as MRSKDVRTKFLNFFKEKGHHIVPSAPMVIKNDPTLMFTNAGMNQFKEFFLGNTVPKNKRVSDTQKCLRVSGKHNDLEEVGKDTYHHTMFEMLGNWSFGDYFKKEAIAWAWELLTDVLKIDKDCLYVSVFEGSNDADNLEMDREAFGLWKAIVPEDRIIMGNKKDNFWEMGEQGPCGPCSEIHVDIRPEEEKAKVSGASLVNQDHPEVVEIWNLVFMQYNRKANGSLEPLPAKHVDTGMGFERLCMVLQGVRSNYDTDVFTPIIREIETITNTKYGISEENDIAIRVIADHIRAVAFSIADGQLPSNTGAGYVIRRILRRAIRYGFTFLNTKEPFMYRLVKVLTESMGSAFPELKEQLQLIENVVKEEEHSFLKTLEQGLVLLDSVISNTNGKTVDGRKAFELYDTYGFPIDLTALILSEKGYRLDEKGFDMAMQEQKNRSKSASEISKEDWVVLSNDAEQEFVGYDMLKANVNLVKYRKVISKKDGEQYQMVFNMTPFYPEGGGQVGDKGYLEEANGNVVYIIDTKKENNEIIHFSKELPKNTAASFKAVVDKKQRARTEANHTATHLLHQALREVLGTHVEQKGSAVHSKYLRFDFSHFSKLTVDELRDVENFVNARIEGQLPLQEQRSIPIEEATKQGAMALFGEKYGDTVRTVRFGQSIELCGGTHVKNTSDIWHFKIRSEGAVAAGIRRIEAITSDAVKDFYFESNRMLFEIKDALNNTQDPVKSVVALQEENTKLKKEIESLLKDKAKNLKGDLLNELSEINGVRFLAKKVDLDAAAIKDLSFEMGQNQDNLFLLFGTEQNGKALLSCYISKDLVASKNLNAGTIVRELGKFVQGGGGGQPFFATAGGKNPNGIDEALEKAQAYIN; from the coding sequence ATGAGGTCAAAGGATGTAAGAACAAAATTTTTAAACTTTTTTAAGGAAAAAGGGCATCATATTGTGCCTTCTGCCCCGATGGTCATAAAAAACGACCCTACATTGATGTTCACCAATGCGGGGATGAACCAATTTAAAGAGTTTTTTCTAGGCAATACCGTTCCCAAAAACAAAAGGGTATCGGATACCCAAAAATGCCTTAGGGTAAGCGGAAAGCACAATGACCTTGAAGAAGTAGGGAAAGACACCTATCACCATACCATGTTCGAAATGTTGGGCAACTGGAGTTTTGGCGATTATTTCAAAAAAGAGGCTATTGCGTGGGCTTGGGAATTGTTGACCGATGTTTTAAAGATCGATAAAGATTGCCTATACGTATCGGTCTTTGAAGGCAGCAATGATGCTGATAATCTTGAAATGGATAGGGAGGCTTTTGGGCTGTGGAAAGCTATTGTGCCCGAGGATAGAATTATCATGGGCAACAAAAAGGATAATTTTTGGGAAATGGGCGAGCAGGGCCCTTGCGGCCCCTGCTCAGAAATACACGTGGATATACGCCCTGAGGAAGAAAAGGCCAAGGTTTCCGGTGCATCATTGGTCAATCAAGACCATCCCGAGGTTGTAGAGATATGGAACTTGGTATTTATGCAATACAATCGCAAGGCCAATGGCAGCCTAGAGCCTTTGCCGGCCAAACATGTTGATACGGGTATGGGTTTTGAACGCCTGTGCATGGTCTTGCAAGGGGTGCGCTCCAATTATGATACCGATGTTTTCACCCCCATTATTCGTGAAATTGAGACCATTACCAATACCAAATACGGTATTTCGGAGGAAAATGATATCGCCATACGGGTCATAGCAGACCATATTCGTGCTGTGGCCTTTTCAATCGCAGACGGACAATTGCCGAGCAACACCGGGGCAGGCTATGTAATTAGAAGAATACTGCGACGCGCCATACGGTATGGTTTTACGTTCTTGAATACAAAAGAACCGTTCATGTACCGCTTGGTCAAAGTATTGACGGAAAGTATGGGAAGTGCTTTCCCTGAATTGAAAGAACAGCTTCAATTGATCGAAAATGTGGTCAAGGAAGAAGAGCATTCTTTTTTGAAGACCCTGGAACAGGGCTTGGTGTTATTGGATAGCGTAATTTCAAATACCAATGGTAAAACAGTAGATGGGCGCAAAGCCTTTGAATTATACGATACCTACGGTTTCCCCATAGATTTAACGGCTTTGATCTTATCCGAAAAAGGATACAGGCTTGATGAAAAGGGCTTCGATATGGCCATGCAGGAACAAAAGAACCGTTCCAAATCGGCTTCGGAAATTTCAAAAGAAGATTGGGTAGTTCTTTCAAATGACGCCGAACAGGAGTTTGTAGGCTATGATATGTTGAAAGCCAACGTGAATTTGGTAAAATATAGAAAAGTTATTTCCAAAAAAGACGGGGAGCAATATCAAATGGTATTCAATATGACCCCTTTTTATCCTGAAGGAGGGGGTCAAGTAGGGGATAAGGGGTACTTGGAAGAAGCCAACGGAAATGTGGTGTATATTATCGACACCAAAAAAGAAAACAATGAAATCATACACTTCTCCAAAGAACTTCCAAAAAACACGGCAGCATCCTTCAAAGCAGTCGTAGATAAAAAACAACGTGCACGAACCGAAGCCAACCATACGGCCACACATTTGTTGCATCAAGCCCTGCGTGAGGTGCTCGGAACCCATGTAGAACAAAAAGGTTCCGCAGTGCATTCCAAATACCTTCGGTTTGATTTTTCCCATTTTTCGAAGCTTACCGTAGATGAGTTAAGGGATGTCGAGAATTTTGTGAATGCACGTATCGAAGGTCAATTGCCGTTGCAGGAGCAAAGAAGTATTCCTATTGAAGAAGCAACAAAGCAAGGTGCCATGGCCTTGTTCGGTGAAAAATATGGGGATACGGTGCGAACTGTTCGCTTTGGGCAATCCATTGAACTTTGTGGTGGAACACACGTAAAGAATACGAGCGATATTTGGCATTTTAAGATAAGGTCCGAAGGTGCCGTAGCTGCCGGAATTCGAAGAATAGAAGCGATAACTTCCGATGCCGTAAAAGATTTTTACTTTGAAAGCAACAGGATGCTTTTTGAAATAAAAGATGCTTTGAACAACACGCAAGACCCAGTTAAATCTGTCGTTGCGCTCCAAGAGGAGAATACAAAATTGAAGAAGGAAATTGAAAGTCTTCTAAAGGATAAGGCCAAAAACTTGAAAGGCGATCTGTTGAACGAGTTATCAGAAATAAACGGGGTACGTTTTTTGGCCAAAAAGGTAGATTTGGATGCCGCTGCGATAAAGGACCTGTCTTTTGAAATGGGTCAGAATCAAGATAATCTATTTTTGCTTTTTGGAACGGAGCAGAACGGTAAAGCGCTTTTGTCCTGTTACATATCAAAAGATTTGGTAGCTTCAAAAAACCTGAATGCGGGAACAATAGTTCGCGAATTGGGTAAGTTTGTCCAAGGCGGTGGTGGTGGGCAACCTTTCTTTGCGACCGCAGGGGGCAAAAACCCTAACGGTATAGATGAAGCTTTGGAAAAGGCGCAAGCATATATCAATTAA
- a CDS encoding GSCFA domain-containing protein produces MKLQTQIPLSIANHQIDYDSRLVLLGSCFSENIGAKFNYFKFRSFQNPFGVLFHPLAIEKLIEKSVTQEEYSEDDIFFFNERWLCFDAHSDLNDSSKENLLNTLKNALKHTHQQLKQATHIFITLGTSWVYKKKDRDIIVANCHKVPQKEFSKEILSVQEITASLKNTIELIRKVNRTAQIVFTVSPVRHIKDGFTNNQRSKAHLMTAIQSILHHHNKEGLDYFPSYEIMMDELRDYRFYASDMVHPNELAIDYIWEKFKCTWIQENVHAVMSKVETIQKGLGHKPFHPDSIEHQNFLKSLREKIKKIQKDFPQIIFEHSMDF; encoded by the coding sequence ATGAAACTTCAGACCCAAATTCCGTTATCGATAGCAAATCATCAAATTGATTATGATAGCCGACTGGTACTCTTGGGTTCATGCTTTTCAGAAAATATTGGCGCAAAGTTCAACTATTTTAAGTTCAGGTCGTTTCAAAACCCGTTTGGGGTATTGTTTCATCCTTTGGCGATTGAGAAGCTGATTGAAAAGTCGGTCACGCAAGAAGAGTATTCAGAAGATGACATCTTCTTTTTTAATGAACGCTGGCTTTGTTTTGACGCGCATTCCGATTTAAACGATAGTTCAAAAGAAAATCTTTTGAACACATTAAAAAATGCTTTAAAACATACGCATCAACAACTCAAGCAGGCTACCCATATTTTTATAACATTGGGCACATCGTGGGTCTATAAAAAAAAAGACAGGGATATTATCGTTGCCAATTGCCACAAGGTGCCCCAAAAGGAGTTTTCAAAAGAAATACTTTCCGTTCAAGAGATAACGGCGAGTTTAAAAAACACTATTGAACTAATTCGTAAGGTAAACCGTACGGCCCAAATCGTATTTACGGTTTCGCCGGTACGGCACATAAAAGATGGGTTTACGAACAACCAAAGAAGTAAGGCGCATTTGATGACCGCAATTCAGTCTATTTTGCACCATCATAACAAAGAAGGTTTGGATTATTTTCCTAGCTACGAAATTATGATGGACGAGCTAAGGGACTATCGTTTTTACGCATCCGATATGGTGCATCCCAATGAATTGGCCATTGATTACATTTGGGAAAAGTTCAAATGCACTTGGATCCAAGAAAATGTACATGCAGTAATGAGCAAGGTTGAAACCATTCAAAAAGGGTTGGGACACAAGCCTTTTCACCCTGATTCTATTGAGCACCAAAATTTCTTAAAATCGCTTCGCGAGAAAATAAAAAAAATTCAAAAAGATTTTCCACAAATTATTTTTGAACACAGTATGGACTTCTGA